The Pyrus communis chromosome 9, drPyrComm1.1, whole genome shotgun sequence genome has a segment encoding these proteins:
- the LOC137744707 gene encoding calcium-binding protein CBP-like produces the protein MSGYPHPPPGYGYGSAPPPGQPYGAPPQGQPYGAPPQGQPYGAPPQGQHQHQTAQPYGAPSAPYGAPSSAPYSSPAAPYGAAYAPEKPYNPDKPYNPDKPHKNQGGGGGGGGGGGYPNQGGGGGGGYPNQGGGGGGGYPPPAHGYGSPFAALLPSVFPPGTDPNVIACFQLADQDGSGFIDDKEMQRALSSYNESFSLRTVHLLMYTFTQTNARKIGPKEFAALFYSLQSWRGIFERSDRDRSGFIDSNELRDALLSLGFSVSPVVLELLVSKFDKSGGKKRAIEYDNFIECCLTVKGLTEKFKEKDKAYTGMGTFSYEEFMLTVLPFLIA, from the exons ATGTCAGGCTACCCACACCCTCCTCCCGGCTACGGCTACGGCAGCGCTCCACCACCAGGCCAACCATACGGCGCCCCGCCCCAAGGGCAACCCTACGGCGCGCCGCCCCAAGGCCAACCCTACGGTGCACCGCCGCAAGGGCAGCACCAGCACCAGACAGCCCAACCCTACGGTGCTCCGTCTGCACCGTACGGGGCCCCATCCTCCGCACCGTACAGTTCTCCGGCAGCACCGTACGGCGCGGCCTACGCGCCAGAGAAGCCGTACAATCCAGATAAGCCGTATAATCCCGACAAGCCTCACAAGAATCAaggtggtggaggtggaggaggcGGCGGAGGCGGATACCCGAATCAAGGTGGAGGAGGCGGAGGCGGATACCCGAATCAAGGTGGAGGAGGCGGAGGTGGATACCCGCCACCTGCTCATGGTTACGGGAGCCCGTTTGCGGCTTTATTGCCATCGGTGTTCCCGCCGGGCACAGACCCGAACGTCATAGCTTGCTTTCAGCTGGCGGATCAGGACGGCAGCGGCTTCATCGACGACAAGGAGATGCAGAGAGCTCTGTCGTCGTACAATGAGAGCTTCAGCTTGAGGACTGTTCATCTTCTCATGTACACCTTCACCCAGACCAACGCCAGGAAGATCG GGCCCAAGGAATTCGCTGCACTGTTCTACAGTCTTCAAAGTTGGAGG GGAATATTTGAGAGGTCGGACCGGGACAGAAGTGGGTTCATTGATTCAAATGAGTTGAGAGATGCACTGCTGAGTCTGGGATTTTCTGTGTCACCTGTAGTTTTGGAACTGCTGGTCTCTAAATTCGACAAGTCTGGAGGCAAAAAGAGGGCCATTGAATATGACAATTTCATCGA GTGCTGTCTGACTGTtaag GGATTAACTGAGAAGTTTAAGGAGAAGGACAAAGCGTACACTGGTATGGGAACTTTCAGTTATGAGGAGTTCATGTTGACCGTCCTGCCATTCCTCATTGCGTAG
- the LOC137745154 gene encoding eukaryotic translation initiation factor 3 subunit E, producing the protein MAEYDLTPRIAPNLDRHLVFPLLEFLQERQMYPDEQILKAKIELLNKTNMVDYAMDIHKSLYHTEDVPQDMVDRRVEVVARLKALEESAAPLVNFLQNAAAVQELRADKQYNLQMLSDRYQIGPQQIEALYQYAKFQFECGNYSGAADYLYQYRALCTNSDRSLSALWGKLAAEILMQNWDIALEELNRLKEIIDSKSFSSPMNQVQNRIWLMHWSLFIFFNHDNGRTQIIDLFNQDKYLNAIQTNAPHLVRYLATAFIVNKRRRPQFKDFIKVIQQEQHSYKDPITEFLTCVYVNYDFDGAQKKMRECEEVILNDPFLGKRAEEGNFSTVPLRDEFLENARLFIFETYCRIHQRIDMGVLAEKLNLNYEEAERWIVNLIRSSKLDAKIDSESGTVIMEPNHPNVYEQLIDHTKALSGRTYKLVGQILEQAQAQIAR; encoded by the exons ATGGCGGAGTACGACCTAACTCCGCGCATCGCGCCCAACCTCGACCGGCATCTGGTTTTTCCCCTCCTCGAGTTCCTGCAGGAGCGTCAGATGTACCCAGATGAGCAGATCCTCAAGGCCAAGATCGAGCTCCTTAACAAGACCAACATGGTTGACTACGCCATGGATATCCACAAGTCCCTCTATCACACCGAAGATGTTCCCCAAG ATATGGTGGATAGGAGGGTAGAGGTCGTGGCTCGCCTCAAGGCTCTGGAGGAATCGGCAGCgccccttgttaatttcttgCAGAATGCCGCCGCGGTTCAGGAGTTGAGGGCTGACAAGCAGTACAATCTCCAGATGCTTAGTGACCGTTACCAG ATTGGTCCACAACAGATCGAGGCGTTATATCAGTATGCAAAATTTCAGTTTGAATGTGGTAACTACTCTGGTGCTGCTGATTATCTATATCAGTACAGGGCTTTGTGCACAAACAGTGACAGGAGTCTGAGTGCATTGTGGGGAAAGCTGGCGGCTGAGATATTGATGCAGAACTGGGATATTGCCCTTGAAGAGCTTAACCGCTTGAAAGAAATCATTGATTCAAAG AGTTTCAGTTCACCTATGAATCAAGTGCAAAATAGAATATGGTTGATGCATTGGAGTCTCTTCATATTTTTCAACCATGATAACGGGAGAACACAAATCATTGACCTGTTTAATCAGGACAA gTATCTGAATGCCATTCAAACCAATGCTCCCCATCTTGTGCGTTACTTAGCCACTGCATTCATTGTCAATAAGAGGAGGAGACCTCAGTTCAAGGATTTTATAAAGGTTATTCAACAGGAACAACATTCTTATAAAGATCCCATCACTGAGTTTTTGACGTGTGTTTATGTTAATTATGACTTTGATGGTGCACAAAAGAAGATGAGGGAGTGTGAAGAA GTAATTTTGAATGATCCTTTCCTTGGAAAACGAGCAGAAGAAGGGAATTTCTCTACTGTACCACTGAGGGATGAGTTCCTTGAAAATGCTCGTCTATTTATCTTCGAGACATACTGTCGTATACATCAGCGCATTGACATGGG AGTGCTTGCGGAGAAATTAAACTTAAATTATGAGGAGGCTGAGAGATGGATTGTGAATCTAATTCGGAGCTCAAAGCTTGATGCCAAGATTGACTCGGAGTCAGGAACTGTTATCATGGAACCTAACCATCCGAATGT GTATGAGCAACTGATAGACCACACAAAGGCATTATCGGGGCGTACTTACAAGTTGGTTGGTCAGATTCTGGAACAGGCACAGGCACAGATTGCTCGTTGA
- the LOC137744475 gene encoding uncharacterized protein, producing MTWDEALTVFTDITRGLLYIHGNNIVHGDLNPLNVLVKHNNWKIGDFGIARKLVGNCFGDEEIEEALKGRTYDAPEDKVDFKRDIFSLGMILVELIAQPRTVAEKYDILKSFKKDGKLPEKVSGHPLKSLALKLLENDPAKRPSAAEVLGRITV from the exons ATGACATGGGATGAGGCATTGACTGTTTTCACAGACATAACAAGAGGGTTGCTGTACATCCATGGAAACAATATAGTGCATGGAGATCTGAATCCGTTAAATGTACTGGTAAAACACAACAATTGGAAGATAGGAGATTTTGGGATTG CACGAAAGCTGGTGGGTAATTGTTTCGGGGATGAGGAGATAGAAGAAGCATTGAAAGGTCGGACGTATGATGCCCCCGAAGATAAAGTGGATTTCAAGAGGGACATTTTCAGCCTGGGTATGATTCTCGTGGAGCTGATTGCACAACCAAGGACAGTTGCTGAAAAGTATGACATTCTCAAAAGCTTTAAGAAGGACGGAAAACTTCCTGAGAAAGTGAGTGGCCATCCACTTAAGAGCCTTGCGCTGAAGCTTTTGGAAAACGACCCTGCAAAGAGGCCTTCGGCGGCAGAGGTTTTGGGTCGTATCACTGTTTAG
- the LOC137746265 gene encoding alpha carbonic anhydrase 4-like, whose translation MSLFYVAMTKPNFFFLFLASLLFSSHHSSFTICSAAVKDSDEVGDETPFTYLEGTGKGPKKWGQIDPHWKVCDTGKLQSPIDLLDQRVQVFPHLGKLIRDYKPAPATVKNRGHDITMRWNGDAGKININGTDYRLLQCHWHSPSEHTFNGSRYALEFHVIHLSSTGKIAVIGIVYKYGRPDPLLSKLFHHIKSVGKEEEVDVGVINPGDIKFGSRKYYRYIGSLTVPPCTEGVIWTIVKKVRTVSREQVHALREAVHDGFEMNARPTQELDGRPVLLYTARDNGGSA comes from the exons ATGAGCTTGTTCTACGTCGCCATGACCAAACCCaacttcttctttctctttcttgcgTCTCTCCTCTTCTCGTCTCATCACTCCTCCTTCACCATTTGCAGTGCAGCAGTCAAGGACTCTGATGAAGTTG GTGATGAAACTCCATTTACTTATCTTGAAGGAACTGGTAAAGGACCAAAGAAATGGGGACAAATTGACCCTCATTGGAAAGTTTGTGATACTGGAAAATTGCAGTCTCCAATCGATCTTCTTGACCAAAGGGTGCAGGTTTTCCCTCACTTGGGGAAATTGATAAGGGATTACAAACCAGCTCCTGCTACTGTGAAGAACCGAGGTCATGACATCACG ATGAGGTGGAACGGAGATGCAGGAAAAATCAACATAAATGGGACTGATTATAGACTGTTACAATGTCATTGGCATTCACCCTCTGAACATACGTTTAATGgatcaag GTATGCTTTGGAGTTTCATGTTATTCATTTAAGCTCTACCGGAAAGATTGCTGTAATTGGAATTGTGTACAAATATGGTCGACCTGATCCCCTCCTTTCAAAG CTATTCCACCACATAAAATCGGTTGGGAAAGAAGAGGAGGTTGACGTAGGGGTTATTAATCCTGGGGATATTAAGTTCGGAAGCAGAAAGTATTACAGATATATCGGTTCTCTTACCGTTCCTCCGTGCACCGAGGGAGTAATTTGGACAATCGTCAAAAAG GTGAGGACAGTTTCAAGGGAGCAAGTACATGCACTAAGGGAGGCTGTACATGAT GGATTCGAGATGAATGCAAGGCCAACTCAAGAATTGGATGGAAGACCAGTGCTGTTATACACTGCAAGGGACAATGGAGGTTCTGCTTAA
- the LOC137745147 gene encoding uncharacterized protein, translated as MSPAAVDVQPPVISPPPKPKPSSAPQNSAPTSDMPSSSTFNLGASDGNGSKCQFGSSVPSRSTRSRPRLVKLRKQHSRSRTGSAESGPGVNPFCSVSDGTSASNGFNFSTGDCGGVGFVFGAKSGVENLDNGDGESDGIVRNVDNAERGSDGVAGTSSCDDNLDKGEGVKTLNCDERGQMDVGNGREFDKVESDSFECGAKNDDLGSLLCGAKREFYENVRGKISEDKWNAKTDTETECQKVDNMGFAFDSNSSDLGMHLNLDSNPEMQECDGNVEKPSMDNRGGMKLESEVEYNVGSAPFVFCSSLISNLNSNMEKKKPSGNLDKLASDVGRKLKVESETDLEKVEADPFEFHAEKSCILNKDQENAFFVFRSSSYTECMEPKCQDTMKLSSENLGGFKTNSDSSPFCQCSGGPYVASERTNEDNHENSGQNHFLFGSDGNTEGATIGISSSKNFKSAGSAESDEAGQFTKCQVNHNTLPNIDAAAATCSFSSVGLGFQPNGCASEAASVDGVKKKDDISFTGTTDGFGVCFEDFKRSFCDPSCLRENLFPELNKTSKCGAKGRSFREKRSRKQRGKSKKPSMSKPWPEQDHVPKESDSQENPEPSGCYSPMDFSPYEETRVADPHSRGHSVTSADPCETVPVDPKGEGLAATASGLGYTVDQICKEPIEKNSTYHGEGGVFCDGLWKGSDSEAARAGIGLTIEKQESDCRSPFFASGSEKDKCFTFLASSSVQGSSVMGKRQQRRKKNKIKVGHATFVITPSSNVEFGSSGLFTPHSSIPLCTEVVGKSEAKEQFKQVHVSSSVAIHETCEKWRIRGNEAYKNGDHSKAEEFYTQGIISIPSNERAGCSLKPLLLCYSNRAATRMCLGRIREALGDCVMATALDPNFLKAQMRAANCHLLLGEVENAKQYFNKCSESVNGVCLDRRIVINSADGLQKIQKVIEYTNRSIKLLDQRNTDAALTALELISEALSVSSCSETLLEMKAEALCLLRRYEEAIRLCEQSMVFAERNFSGCEIYQVKLWRWFFISKSHFHLGRLEAALNLLEKLEKVGSTKEMYVSKKLESSVSLAVTIRELLRHKNAGNEAFRLGSYTEAVEHYTVALSSNMGSRPFSAICLCNRAAAHQALGQITDAIADCSLAIALDGNYVKAVSRRATLHEMIRDYGQASSDLQRLVSILENQSKDLDKEPGSQGRSNGSVKELRNARRRVPLMEEEAKKGISLDFYLILGIKPSDESSEIKKAYRKAALKHHPDKAGQFLARSESGDEGQLWKEISAEVHKDADRLFKMIGEAYAVLSDPTKRSQYDLEEEMRKVDIECKESSIYRKASGFQSPGCSSYRRPDFRSSPFERSSGGRNYGRESWRTYGNSYPRW; from the exons ATGTCGCCGGCGGCAGTTGATGTCCAGCCTCCGGTCATCTCTCCGCCGCCCAAACCCAAACCCTCATCTGCTCCTCAAAATTCTGCTCCTACGTCCGACatgccttcctcttctactttcAATCTCGGTGCTTCAGACGGCAATGGGAGTAAGTGTCAGTTCGGTTCGAGTGTGCCGTCGCGATCGACTCGGTCGCGGCCGAGGTTGGTGAAGCTGAGGAAGCAGCATTCGAGGTCCAGAACTGGGTCGGCCGAGAGCGGGCCGGGGGTCAACCCGTTTTGCTCGGTAAGTGATGGTACTAGTGCTTCTAATGGGTTTAATTTTTCGACTGGCGATTGTGGGGGTGTGGGTTTTGTGTTTGGTGCTAAGAGTGGGGTTGAGAATTTGGATAATGGGGATGGAGAGAGTGATGGAATAGTGAGAAATGTGGATAATGCGGAAAGAGGAAGTGATGGGGTAGCGGGAACTTCGAGTTGTGATGATAATTTGGATAAAGGGGAAGGAGtgaaaactttgaattgtgATGAGAGGGGGCAGATGGATGTCGGAAATGGAAGAGAGTTTGATAAGGTTGAGAGTGATAGTTTTGAGTGCGGTGCAAAGAACGATGATCTGGGATCGCTTTTGTGCGGTGCGAAGAGAGAATTTTATGAAAATGTGAGAGGAAAGATTTCTGAAGATAAGTGGAATGCAAAAACAGATACTGAAACAGAATGTCAGAAGGTTGATAACATGGGTTTTGCTTTTGATTCTAATAGCAGTGATTTGGGTATGCATTTGAATTTGGATTCAAATCCAGAAATGCAAGAGTGTGATGGAAATGTGGAGAAACCGAGCATGGATAATAGGGGGGGAATGAAATTAGAGAGTGAAGTAGAGTACAATGTGGGCTCTGctccttttgtgttttgttctaGTTTGATTTCgaatttaaattcaaatatggaaaagaaaaaacctaGTGGAAATCTGGACAAGTTGGCTTCTGATGTTGGCAGAAAGCTGAAAGTAGAGAGTGAAACAGACTTAGAGAAGGTGGAAGCTGATCCTTTTGAATTTCATGCTGAGAAGAGTTGCATCTTAAATAAAGATCAAGAGAATGCCTTTTTTGTATTTAGAAGCAGCAGTTATACTGAATGCATGGAACCCAAGTGTCAAGATACAATGAAACTGAGTAGTGAAAATTTAGGAGGTTTCAAGACAAATTCAGACAGTAGTCCTTTCTGTCAGTGTTCGGGAGGTCCTTATGTTGCCTCTGAGAGAACTAATGAAGATAATCATGAAAACAGTGGCCAGAACCATTTCTTATTTGGAAGTGATGGTAACACGGAGGGTGCCACAATAGGAATTTCTAGttccaaaaattttaaatctgcAGGAAGTGCTGAGAGTGATGAGGCAGGTCAATTCACCAAATGTCAAGTCAATCATAATACACTCCCGAATATAgatgcagcagcagcaacatgTTCATTTTCATCAGTTGGTCTTGGCTTCCAACCCAACGGTTGTGCTTCTGAAGCAGCTTCTGTGGATGGAgtaaaaaagaaagatgacatTAGTTTTACTGGCACTACAGATGGATTTGGAGTGTGCTTTGAAGACTTTAAGAGGTCATTTTGTGATCCTTCCTGTCTCAGAGAAAATTTATTTCCTGAATTaaataaaacttcaaaatgTGGTGCGAAGGGTAGGTCCTTTAGGGAGAAAAGATCAAGGAAACAAAGGGGAAAGTCAAAGAAACCTTCCATGAGTAAGCCATGGCCCGAACAAGATCATGTGCCTAAGGAAAGTGATTCCCAAGAAAACCCAGAACCTTCTGGATGCTACTCGCCCATGGATTTCTCTCCCTATGAGGAAACAAGAGTTGCTGATCCACATTCAAGGGGACATTCTGTGACATCTGCTGACCCCTGCGAAACAGTTCCTGTAGATCCCAAAGGTGAAGGTTTGGCTGCTACTGCAAGTGGATTAGGTTATACAGTTGATCAGATATGTAAAGAGCCCATTGAGAAGAATTCGACGTATCATGGTGAGGGAGGTGTTTTTTGTGATGGTTTGTGGAAAGGTTCTGATTCAGAGGCAGCTAGAGCTGGTATTGGATTAACTATAGAGAAACAAGAAAGTGATTGTAGATCACCATTTTTTGCTTCGGGTTCCGAAAAAGATAAATGCTTTACGTTTTTGGCATCATCTTCTGTGCAAGGTAGTTCAGTGATGGGTAAGCGCCAACAACgtagaaagaaaaacaagataAAAGTTGGTCATGCAACATTTGTTATTACTCCAAGTTCAAATGTTGAGTTTGGATCTTCTGGCCTATTTACCCCTCACTCTAGCATCCCTTTATGTACGGAGGTAGTTGGTAAATCAGAAGCAAAAGAACAATTTAAGCAAGTGCATGTCTCTTCTAGTGTTGCTATTCATGAAACCTGTGAGAAATGGCGGATCAG GGGAAATGAAGCTTATAAAAATGGAGATCATTCAAAAGCTGAAGAATTTTACACACAGGGAATAATTTCTATACCTTCTAATGAAAGAGCAGGATGCTCTCTGAAGCCTCTTTTGCTATGCTATAGCAACCGTGCTGCAACGAGAATGTGCCTTGGAAGGATAAGGGAAGCTTTAGGGGACTGTGTGATGGCTACTGCACTAGATCCCAACTTTCTCAAAGCTCAAATGAGAGCTGCAAA TTGCCATCTTCTGCTAGGTGAAGTCGAAAATGCAAAGCAGTACTTCAATAAGTGTTCCGAATCAGTAAATGGTGTCTGTTTGGACCGAAGAATTGTAATAAATTCTGCTGATGGCCTACAAAAGATTCAG AAAGTGATTGAGTATACAAATCGTTCTATCAAGCTGCTGGACCAGAGAAATACTGATGCAGCTCTCACCGCATTAGAGCTAATTTCTGAGGCCTTGTCAGTTAGCTCATGCTCAGAGACATTACTTGAAATGAAAGCAGAGGCTTTGTGTTTG TTGCGGAGGTATGAAGAGGCAATTCGTCTGTGTGAGCAGAGTATGGTTTTTGCTGAAAGGAATTTTTCTGGATGTGAAATTTATCAAGTTAAGTTGTGGAGGTGGTTCTTCATATCCAAGTCTCACTTTCATTTGGGAAGGCTTGAGGCAGCCCTTAATTTACTTGAGAAGCTAGAGAAAGTGGGATCTACCAAAGAGAT GTATGTAAGTAAGAAACTGGAATCATCCGTGTCATTGGCTGTCACAATACGTGAACTATTACGCCACAAG AATGCAGGCAATGAAGCATTTAGATTGGGAAGCTATACAGAAGCAGTGGAGCATTATACTGTTGCTTTATCTAGCAATATGGGATCTCGTCCGTTTTCAGCTATCTGTTTGTGCAACCGCGCTGCAGCACACCAAGCTTTAGGTCAAATTACTGATGCTATTGCAGACTGCAGTCTTGCCATAGCTCTTGATGGCAATTATGTAAAG GCAGTTTCTAGAAGAGCCACCTTACATGAGATGATACGAGACTATGGACAAGCGTCTAGTGATCTCCAAAGACTTGTATCCATTCTAGAAAACCAATCTAAAGACTTGGACAAAGAGCCTGGTTCACAAGGTAGATCCAATGGCAGCGTAAAAGAATTACGCAATGCTCGTCGACGTGTGCCTTTGATGGAAGAAGAAGCTAAAAAAGGAATCTCCTTggatttttatcttatttt GGGAATTAAACCATCCGATGAGAGTTCTGAAATTAAGAAGGCTTACCGTAAGGCAGCGCTGAAGCATCATCCTGACAAG GCTGGCCAGTTCTTAGCAAGGAGTGAGAGTGGAGATGAAGGGCAACTCTGGAAAGAAATCTCTGCAGAGGTTCACAAGGATGCTGACAGGCTCTTTAAAATGATTGGAGAGGCATATGCAGTACTTTCAGACCCTACGAAG CGGTCACAGTATGATCTCGAGGAGGAGATGAGAAAAGTAGATATTGAATGCAAGGAAAGCAGCATCTATAGAAAAGCTTCAGGTTTTCAGAGTCCTGGCTGCAGCAGTTATAGAAGACCTGATTTCCGTAGCTCTCCATTTGAGAGAAGCTCTGGTGGTCGAAACTATGGCAGGGAGAGTTGGAGGACATATGGAAATTCGTATCCTCGATGGTAG
- the LOC137744059 gene encoding uncharacterized protein, with amino-acid sequence MVSSPAPAEAAVDLNLSVNLNDSDSNTVSDSGVMRRSNLLSLLLCWCEDSLFNVLCRLSQRDLVKCKMVSKSWQWHRIISRVWLRMFWPRSPTVGLFYRTIHSCDGMYQLLSLVYLYAYPFFKSPEPSPPLLDWGGELCRWQRRDFSDNLRDSCNGLLLLFNPTTYQFCVSNPITKQHASIPLPVVEAEEADFCAALAYDPVESDHYRVVRISYFHSQQQPTSITTTTPMDIFSSHSRQWVRHGLRLDPTFVEGFKRFKLCRKFFYLRGVLYSLATSGKILCIDLNTVEARALQLPPRPVLEEEDHDDDDKTMVGCLVGVSMDLVCYVNRDASDNFYFWSYDDRPGCESGDRWTLRYSVCGMTLRMKVRFASDVKYNQHLDTLVPFAISPNSHVLFFGTRKLIFRYDLESRRKLKLLLETRLNIAVPGYHFPCFTLRACLMPFYGLDHAQKSVGSPFPAAQEVSKGAKILSAEIACQCDTEKDSWIGHVDSYFVHKDRRPFFYPSEMQLCAGMEEMELPKPHQQVRSFLL; translated from the coding sequence ATGGTTTCCTCTCCGGCTCCGGCAGAGGCTGCCGTTGACCTGAATCTGAGTGTTAATCTTAACGATTCAGATTCAAATACAGTTTCAGATTCAGGAGTTATGAGGAGGAGCaatttattatcattattattatgTTGGTGCGAGGATTCGTTGTTTAATGTTCTGTGTAGATTATCACAAAGGGATTTGGTAAAGTGCAAGATGGTGTCCAAGTCCTGGCAATGGCACCGAATAATCTCCCGTGTGTGGCTGCGGATGTTTTGGCCGCGGTCTCCTACCGTGGGTCTTTTCTACCGTACGATCCACTCTTGCGACGGTATGTATCAGTTACTCTCCTTGGTCTATTTATATGCTTATCCCTTCTTCAAGTCCCCCGAACCGTCGCCACCGCTTCTGGATTGGGGCGGTGAACTGTGTCGGTGGCAGAGACGTGACTTCTCTGACAATCTCAGGGACTCTTGTAATGGGTTACTTCTGTTGTTCAACCCAACAACTTACCAGTTTTGTGTGAGCAACCCCATCACTAAGCAACACGCCTCCATCCCTCTTCCTGTAGTCGAAGCCGAGGAGGCCGATTTCTGTGCTGCCTTGGCTTATGACCCTGTCGAGTCAGATCACTACAGAGTTGTTCGAATTAGTTATTTCCATTCCCAGCAACAACCAACCTCCATAACCACAACCACCCCAATGGACATTTTCTCGTCGCATTCTAGACAGTGGGTTCGACATGGGTTGCGACTTGACCCCACTTTTGTTGAGGGCTTCAAAAGGTTCAAACTTTGCAGGAAATTTTTCTACTTGCGTGGGGTGTTATACAGCTTAGCTACCTCAGGGAAAATTTTGTGTATTGATCTCAATACTGTTGAAGCTCGTGCCCTTCAACTCCCTCCTCGTCCTGTCCTTGAGGAGGAGGACCATGACGATGATGACAAAACAATGGTGGGATGTCTTGTTGGGGTGTCAATGGACCTTGTCTGTTATGTAAACCGTGATGCTTcagataatttttatttttggtcttATGATGATCGACCAGGATGTGAATCTGGTGATAGATGGACTCTCAGATATAGTGTGTGTGGCATGACGTTAAGAATGAAAGTGCGTTTCGCTTCGGATGTCAAGTACAATCAACACCTTGATACTCTGGTACCGTTTGCAATAAGTCCAAATTCTCATGTGCTGTTCTTTGGCACTCGAAAGCTGATCTTTCGCTATGACTTAGAAAGTAGAAGAAAGCTGAAACTGCTTCTTGAGACACGGTTGAACATAGCTGTACCGGGTTATCACTTTCCTTGCTTCACGCTTCGTGCTTGCTTGATGCCTTTCTATGGTCTGGATCATGCTCAGAAGAGTGTTGGCTCTCCATTTCCAGCAGCACAAGAAGTTTCCAAGGGAGCAAAGATTTTGAGTGCGGAAATAGCATGCCAGTGTGATACAGAAAAAGACTCCTGGATTGGGCATGTGGACTCTTACTTTGTACATAAAGACAGAAGACCCTTTTTTTATCCTAGCGAAATGCAGTTATGTGCAGGGATGGAGGAGATGGAATTACCCAAGCCACACCAACAGGTTCGTAGCTTCCTTCTCTAG